Genomic DNA from Hordeum vulgare subsp. vulgare chromosome 2H, MorexV3_pseudomolecules_assembly, whole genome shotgun sequence:
gggagaagtgcttggttttggtttcataccgtgtgatgacctttcccagtgacagaaagggcagcaaggcacacatcgtgtagttgccatcaaggataacaagatgggctttgtcgtagatatgagattgtccatctacatcatgtcatcttgcttaaggcgttactctgttcttttggacttaatacactagatgcatgctggatagcggtcgacgtgtggagtaatagtagtagatgcagaaagtatcggtctacttgttttggacgtgatgcctatagatataataattgccatatatgacgtcacgactttgcgcggttctatcaattgctcgacagtaatttgttcacccaccgtctacttgctttcatgagagaagccactagtggacactacggcccccaggtctattcacacctatcgtttccactttcgcttttactttgctttgttacctttttgctttcagttctcacttgacaaacaatttataagggattgacaacgcctacatagcgttgggagcaagctttttgtgtttgtgcaggtacttgtgatactccttcactggatcgataccttggttctcaaaactgagggaaatacttaccaccgctgcgctacatcaccctttccgcttcgagggaacaccaacgcaaggctccaaggccacgggggaaatcctttgcatatttgcctaggaagtccctaaaggcgtagccgtagcagaaggattcctggtgccgttgctgaggagaatcaagacaagaatagtctcccgttagcacatgtttctggcgccgttggaaggtcttttgttgcagtagcaccgtccagcaagcctacgatgagattactcacgaacgatgaagagcatcatggaattgtcgatggaggaaggttgatgatgacgatggcgacgatttcccctctccggagcccgaaacggactccgtctgccctccagatgaagaacatgatgtggcggcgcctccgtatcgcaaaacgcgatgaaaccttctctctgattttttttccgggcgagacggaagatatagagctgagtttgggggcggtggtgccacgtggccccccacaagcctgcacgacacgaccatagggggtggctgcggcctgtgggcttgtggcccactagcacgccccctccggtggatctttgtgcgggtatttttcttttattccacaaaaaatcttcgtaaattttcaggacattccgagaacatttatttctgcacaaaaacaacaccatggcaattctgctaaaaacagcgtcagtctgggttagtttcattcaaatcatgcaaatcagagttcaaaacaagggcaaaagagttcggaaaagtagatacaacggagacgtatcagacgtgAGTTCGATGATGGAACCCTCCTAGAAGGAGCCAACGTCCACCACGACATGGTTGTGGCGCCCACCACACGAGGCGTCGAAGAATGCGACTACAACTCCTCCACCGAGCCATGGATCCCGAACTGGTGTGGTGGCTGTTGCCGCCATCCATACCATGGTCGCCCGTTCTACGGGAATCTCCTCCGTGCATTCCCCGCCTCCTCTAACACCGACTTTCAAAAGTACACTGCCGGCACCGTCATACTCAAGGCATCTCCTGCATCCTCCTCTGTCTCGGGATGGGAGTTGTGTGGCCGGGGACTGAtgtaataggcatcaaggaaagtTTATTTATATTGTCCACCACGTGAGTCCGCCTTCGCTAACTATGCCATTGTTGTCCATAGTTCATTAGACCAGCACGAGATATCTTGAACACAAATCTATTTCCCCCTCCCACGCCGAAGGGCAGGGGGCTCCCAAGATGCCCGCTCGTCTAGGTACAAATTGCTCTGCTTTACCTATGTTGGGTGTTGCATGCACTCTAGGTTCTGTGTTAGCTTGATGGGTTGCCGCTAAGTGCCTGATATGGGCCTAATATTAGTAGTAAAAATATAAATCCAGTTTTTGGAGGAGGGTTCGAGCCTGTTAAAGCCTCCTTATAGTAGATTCAACCAAGGCGGGAAGCCAGGAAGtcgaagaccttccaatggcgatgCTTGCTGTTTTGAGAAAATCAAGGAGTTACGTCATGTCGCCAATGACGTAACCCTATGATTGTTGGAACTGAAATGTCCAGATCTAGCCCTCCCTATTAATTCCCGCATCAGTGTAGATTTTTTTATTTCTCTAGTTTTTTTCCTAGTAACGCACGGACATGCAACTGTTACTATAATATacttccttcgttcctaaatataagtttttttaagatttcactaaaaaactacatagaaatgtatatagacatattttagagtatagattcactgattttactccgtatgtagtcccttagtgaaatctctaaaatgacttatatttaggaggAAGTATTTTGGGATGCATGAAAAAAAATATACAAATAAAATAGGATGAAACAAAAAAATCCACCCAAATTTATTTCTGATTGGTACAAACTAAAAAGACTCGACTGACTGATCAACACTTTCATACCTAGAAAAATTGAACAGACTCACATGACACACACAGAagcaaataaaagaaaacaaggaGTAGGTGGACAACGACTGATTGAAACCAACATATCCAACGAACTAGAGGTCTCGCATGCACGAAAAAACCTGCAGCACGCGCTCACTAGCAGGCCTTCTCCCTGACGCATTGCACATTATCCTGGGCCTTTTTGCCTTGAGCCTTCCACGCCTTCTTCATCTTGCAGAGGCACGAGTGGCCTCCAAAGACAACACAGCAGTCAACTGGAGCCTTACTGACGTTACCCGAAATAATCCTGTCGGCCATGGCATTTTGCATACCTACTCCGAAGCTCTTGTAGCACGCATTCACGACGTTCTGATCAACAATGTCGCACGCCGGCGCACCACCGGCGGCGGGTACCTGGGCCACAGCGACGGCGCACATCAGCGCGACCAGCGCTGCCACGGCAACGAGCCTCGGGAGCATTGTTGCTGCCATGACCAAATGGATGTTTGATATAGCTGATGGAAGGTGGATGCACTCACTCACTGTTTATGACTGATGTGGGATGTTTTCATGAAGAGGTCTGTCACTAGTTTTTATAGAGCTGCGATAGGCGTGAGCATTTGGTGTCCTACCTGGACTCGACTAGACAGCAAGTGGCTACCATGCTTGATCACGTGGACTAGTAGTCGTCACTGAACCTGACATATTCCTCATGCGCTCCTTTCATTTGCTACTAAAGGCCATGTATCCTGGAATAAataatgaggaatgatatgatcaaGGATGAACTGAACGACACCACCGTCCTAGCAAAGCTTGGATCCAGATCTAACTATATTTCTCATGTCTAATAATATTTATTCTTGGAAGTAGTGATGTTTTATATATGTGCATCATGACAAAATCTCGGCCCATTGCTTTGGATCGTCCATTTATTTGTTTTAtcctttgagaaaataattgtatGACCCACGCTTGTATGCCTGCCCGCACGCCTATTTTATCCTGTGAGAATCTCTGCGCTTGAATCTCAAGTGGCCACATGCACATGCAGTGTATGGCGTCGTTTGGAGTATATCTGGCCATGGGCCGGGTCGGGCCGGGCCGAGCTTAGGCCAGGCCCTAAAAAGCCCAAGGCAAAAAACTAAGGCCCGGGCCATGCCATCAGGCCTACGTTGAAGCCCAAGCCCGGCCCATCTATTGAAAAGCCCGTCGGGCTTGGGGCCATGGGACGAGCCTCTTCCTTAAAATACCAATATGTCGAGCTCAAGCTTGTATTTTTGGGGCCGGGCCTGGGCAGTGTATTTTGGGGCTGGGTCTGGGCAGACCGGTCGGGCCGGGCAAGAGATGCCCAGGTATAGTTTGGAGGCAGCAAAAGGATGTGCCCTCATTAACTGGATTAATAATCCCTCTGTGTGCCTGCCTGCACAACTCACACCTATGTACTAGTGTAGTGTAAGAGCATCTATAGTCGGACCCGTCAAATCCTTCTCAAACCTTCAGTCCATTCAATCACTGATCGGTAACGAAAAAG
This window encodes:
- the LOC123431071 gene encoding uncharacterized protein LOC123431071, with translation MAATMLPRLVAVAALVALMCAVAVAQVPAAGGAPACDIVDQNVVNACYKSFGVGMQNAMADRIISGNVSKAPVDCCVVFGGHSCLCKMKKAWKAQGKKAQDNVQCVREKAC